CTGTTAGTTTAGGAGCAGTTTGTTGTACTTCTTTTACCCACTTGTCATACTTTTCTTTTGTTTTTGCTTCAACTTCGAATTCCATGTGAGTAAATCCTTCACCTGAGAAGTTCGAGCTACGACCTAGGTAAGAACCTGGTTTGTCAGCTTGTAAAAATAAGTCCATGATCATGCCATCCATTGTATACTTCATACCACCAAGTTCTGGTACCCAGAAAGCATTCATTGGACCTACAGAAGTAAGCTTAAATTGAATTGGTACACCAGCTGGGATGTTTAAATAGTTAACGGTTTCAATTTTTTCCTCCGGGTAACTAAATAACCATTTCCAGTTTGCAGATGTAACATAAATTTCAACTGGTTTAATATGTTTGGACTCTTGCGGAACCTCTTCCGAAGCATAAGTTGCTTTAACTGTTGGAATCGATAATGCGATAACGATAATAACAGGAATAATCGTCCAAATGATTTCTAATAATGTGTTACCGTGTTGATCAGGTGGCTCATAGTCCATATTCTCTGGTTTTTCACGATAACGAATCAAGATGACTGTAAACAAAATGAATACAATTGCGATAATTAATGACATAAGCAAGAATGACCAAACAATTAAATCATACTGTGCTTTTGCAACAGGTCCTTGCGGGTTTAATACTGCGAGTTTTTTATCACAGCCACCGAGGAACAGAAGTAATGATAACGGAAGAAGTGAAGCCAACTTCCAAAACGTTTTCTTTAGTTGCACGATTGAAAATCTCCTTTCTCCTTGGATTGAAACTATGCCAATAAAACAATATAAACCTATTAATTTATAGAAGGCAATAGTTTTTGTCATATTGTTAAAAAATAGACACAAATGCACACTTTTTAAGGTGAATATCATTTGTAACTTGATAACATTGTAAACTATTTTCCAGAGAAAAACATGATTGTGGAAATTTTAAGATAAATAAAGTTATACCAAGATATCCAAGAAATAGAAAAAAGCTATCTTATTATAAGAAAGATAGCTGAATATTTTGTATATTTAGTTTATTCCCTGAGTTATATTTTTTTTCTGTTCAAATGTGACAGCTTTTTTATATTTTACTTGGTATAAAATGTAACAAATAATCAT
This genomic interval from Bacillus cereus contains the following:
- a CDS encoding cytochrome aa3 quinol oxidase subunit II, coding for MQLKKTFWKLASLLPLSLLLFLGGCDKKLAVLNPQGPVAKAQYDLIVWSFLLMSLIIAIVFILFTVILIRYREKPENMDYEPPDQHGNTLLEIIWTIIPVIIVIALSIPTVKATYASEEVPQESKHIKPVEIYVTSANWKWLFSYPEEKIETVNYLNIPAGVPIQFKLTSVGPMNAFWVPELGGMKYTMDGMIMDLFLQADKPGSYLGRSSNFSGEGFTHMEFEVEAKTKEKYDKWVKEVQQTAPKLTEDKYNEIVKPGVVGRMTFSSHHLSYVDPKSLEYCDYNYYKNKK